A window of Esox lucius isolate fEsoLuc1 chromosome 18, fEsoLuc1.pri, whole genome shotgun sequence contains these coding sequences:
- the LOC105017529 gene encoding echinoderm microtubule-associated protein-like 1 isoform X2: protein MASGTSMEDSPMEELVDQGLGMEETGLRRSSLRGTSRQDSLLAPDTDFMTDDRSSAASGVDVADRLTYLEQRMQMQEDEIQLLKMALADVLKRLNISEEHQAVNSKKGPAGKARPLSLALPSRPSVNSPVALKKSSTTSTLPSTPTARNYSPLPPSASAKSGVKSPAGSVKEIPCTSKMARHGPRLGPLASSAAPSSKKAESKTKEPAANAGSRRVTHCKVTMQIYLSPLTRRTGSSEAAKSAPTVPNSRPTRTPTPPESKGGPHTSDRNNSETPKKAPPPFTLPLQKSNNEITYSPLDASNYKSPLKSPSQYFQICY from the exons ATGGCGTCTGGGACGTCGATGGAGGACAGTCCCATGGAGGAGTTGGTGGACCAGGGTTTGGGGATGGAGGAGACGGGGCTCAGGAGGTCCTCGCTCAGGGGGACCTCCCGCCAGGACTCCCTATTGGCTCCAGACACTGACTTCATGACAG ATGACCGCAGCTCCGCGGCGAGCGGCGTTGACGTGGCGGACCGCCTGACATACCTGGAGCAGAGGATGCAGATGCAGGAAGACGAGATCCAGCTGCTGAAGATGGCCCTGGCAGATGTCCTCAAAAGACTCAACATCTCCGAGGAGCACCAGGCCGTCAACTCCAAGAAAGGACCTGCTGGGAAAG CGAGGCCATTATCTTTGGCCCTGCCGTCCAGACCATCAGTTAACAGCCCCGTTGCTCTGAAAAAGAGCTCCACCACCTCCACGCTGCCCTCTACCCCGACCGCACGGAACTACAGCCCCTTGCCACCATCAGCGTCAGCCAAGAG TGGTGTGAAGAGTCCGGCTGGCAGTGTGAAGGAGATTCCGTGTACCTCTAAGATGGCTCGGCATGGCCCCCGACTTGGCCCCTTGGCCTCCTCGGCAGCCCCCAGCAGCAAGAAAGCTGAGAG CAAAACCAAGGAGCCTGCAGCCAACGCAG GGTCGAGGCGTGTGACACATTGTAAAG TGACTATGCAGATCTATCTGAGCCCCCTAACAAGAAGGACTGGGTCTTCTGAAGCAGCTAAATCCGCCCCCACAGTCCCAAACTCCAGACCCACcagaacccccacccccccagaaTCCAAAGGAGGCCCCCACACCTCGGACCGCAACAATTCAGAGACACCCAAAAAAGCACCTCCCCCATTCACCCTCCCCCTGCAGAAAAGCAACAATGAAATCACATATTCTCCTCTGGATGCGTCCAATTACAAAAGCCCCCTCAAATCACCAAGCCAATACTTTCAGATCTGTTACTAG
- the LOC105017529 gene encoding echinoderm microtubule-associated protein-like 1 isoform X4, whose product MASGTSMEDSPMEELVDQGLGMEETGLRRSSLRGTSRQDSLLAPDTDFMTDDRSSAASGVDVADRLTYLEQRMQMQEDEIQLLKMALADVLKRLNISEEHQAVNSKKGPAGKVARPLSLALPSRPSVNSPVALKKSSTTSTLPSTPTARNYSPLPPSASAKSGVKSPAGSVKEIPCTSKMARHGPRLGPLASSAAPSSKKAESKTKEPAANAGSRRVTHCKDLSEPPNKKDWVF is encoded by the exons ATGGCGTCTGGGACGTCGATGGAGGACAGTCCCATGGAGGAGTTGGTGGACCAGGGTTTGGGGATGGAGGAGACGGGGCTCAGGAGGTCCTCGCTCAGGGGGACCTCCCGCCAGGACTCCCTATTGGCTCCAGACACTGACTTCATGACAG ATGACCGCAGCTCCGCGGCGAGCGGCGTTGACGTGGCGGACCGCCTGACATACCTGGAGCAGAGGATGCAGATGCAGGAAGACGAGATCCAGCTGCTGAAGATGGCCCTGGCAGATGTCCTCAAAAGACTCAACATCTCCGAGGAGCACCAGGCCGTCAACTCCAAGAAAGGACCTGCTGGGAAAG tAGCGAGGCCATTATCTTTGGCCCTGCCGTCCAGACCATCAGTTAACAGCCCCGTTGCTCTGAAAAAGAGCTCCACCACCTCCACGCTGCCCTCTACCCCGACCGCACGGAACTACAGCCCCTTGCCACCATCAGCGTCAGCCAAGAG TGGTGTGAAGAGTCCGGCTGGCAGTGTGAAGGAGATTCCGTGTACCTCTAAGATGGCTCGGCATGGCCCCCGACTTGGCCCCTTGGCCTCCTCGGCAGCCCCCAGCAGCAAGAAAGCTGAGAG CAAAACCAAGGAGCCTGCAGCCAACGCAG GGTCGAGGCGTGTGACACATTGTAAAG ATCTATCTGAGCCCCCTAACAAGAAGGACTGGGTCTTCTGA
- the LOC105017529 gene encoding echinoderm microtubule-associated protein-like 1 isoform X1 — MASGTSMEDSPMEELVDQGLGMEETGLRRSSLRGTSRQDSLLAPDTDFMTDDRSSAASGVDVADRLTYLEQRMQMQEDEIQLLKMALADVLKRLNISEEHQAVNSKKGPAGKVARPLSLALPSRPSVNSPVALKKSSTTSTLPSTPTARNYSPLPPSASAKSGVKSPAGSVKEIPCTSKMARHGPRLGPLASSAAPSSKKAESKTKEPAANAGSRRVTHCKVTMQIYLSPLTRRTGSSEAAKSAPTVPNSRPTRTPTPPESKGGPHTSDRNNSETPKKAPPPFTLPLQKSNNEITYSPLDASNYKSPLKSPSQYFQICY, encoded by the exons ATGGCGTCTGGGACGTCGATGGAGGACAGTCCCATGGAGGAGTTGGTGGACCAGGGTTTGGGGATGGAGGAGACGGGGCTCAGGAGGTCCTCGCTCAGGGGGACCTCCCGCCAGGACTCCCTATTGGCTCCAGACACTGACTTCATGACAG ATGACCGCAGCTCCGCGGCGAGCGGCGTTGACGTGGCGGACCGCCTGACATACCTGGAGCAGAGGATGCAGATGCAGGAAGACGAGATCCAGCTGCTGAAGATGGCCCTGGCAGATGTCCTCAAAAGACTCAACATCTCCGAGGAGCACCAGGCCGTCAACTCCAAGAAAGGACCTGCTGGGAAAG tAGCGAGGCCATTATCTTTGGCCCTGCCGTCCAGACCATCAGTTAACAGCCCCGTTGCTCTGAAAAAGAGCTCCACCACCTCCACGCTGCCCTCTACCCCGACCGCACGGAACTACAGCCCCTTGCCACCATCAGCGTCAGCCAAGAG TGGTGTGAAGAGTCCGGCTGGCAGTGTGAAGGAGATTCCGTGTACCTCTAAGATGGCTCGGCATGGCCCCCGACTTGGCCCCTTGGCCTCCTCGGCAGCCCCCAGCAGCAAGAAAGCTGAGAG CAAAACCAAGGAGCCTGCAGCCAACGCAG GGTCGAGGCGTGTGACACATTGTAAAG TGACTATGCAGATCTATCTGAGCCCCCTAACAAGAAGGACTGGGTCTTCTGAAGCAGCTAAATCCGCCCCCACAGTCCCAAACTCCAGACCCACcagaacccccacccccccagaaTCCAAAGGAGGCCCCCACACCTCGGACCGCAACAATTCAGAGACACCCAAAAAAGCACCTCCCCCATTCACCCTCCCCCTGCAGAAAAGCAACAATGAAATCACATATTCTCCTCTGGATGCGTCCAATTACAAAAGCCCCCTCAAATCACCAAGCCAATACTTTCAGATCTGTTACTAG
- the LOC105017529 gene encoding echinoderm microtubule-associated protein-like 1 isoform X3 gives MEEDIVCQMLEERRKRRMRRRSGVEEDDRSSAASGVDVADRLTYLEQRMQMQEDEIQLLKMALADVLKRLNISEEHQAVNSKKGPAGKVARPLSLALPSRPSVNSPVALKKSSTTSTLPSTPTARNYSPLPPSASAKSGVKSPAGSVKEIPCTSKMARHGPRLGPLASSAAPSSKKAESKTKEPAANAGSRRVTHCKVTMQIYLSPLTRRTGSSEAAKSAPTVPNSRPTRTPTPPESKGGPHTSDRNNSETPKKAPPPFTLPLQKSNNEITYSPLDASNYKSPLKSPSQYFQICY, from the exons ATGGAGGAAGATATTGTCTGTCAGATGttagaagagaggaggaagaggaggatgagaaggaGGTCTGGTGTGGAGGAAG ATGACCGCAGCTCCGCGGCGAGCGGCGTTGACGTGGCGGACCGCCTGACATACCTGGAGCAGAGGATGCAGATGCAGGAAGACGAGATCCAGCTGCTGAAGATGGCCCTGGCAGATGTCCTCAAAAGACTCAACATCTCCGAGGAGCACCAGGCCGTCAACTCCAAGAAAGGACCTGCTGGGAAAG tAGCGAGGCCATTATCTTTGGCCCTGCCGTCCAGACCATCAGTTAACAGCCCCGTTGCTCTGAAAAAGAGCTCCACCACCTCCACGCTGCCCTCTACCCCGACCGCACGGAACTACAGCCCCTTGCCACCATCAGCGTCAGCCAAGAG TGGTGTGAAGAGTCCGGCTGGCAGTGTGAAGGAGATTCCGTGTACCTCTAAGATGGCTCGGCATGGCCCCCGACTTGGCCCCTTGGCCTCCTCGGCAGCCCCCAGCAGCAAGAAAGCTGAGAG CAAAACCAAGGAGCCTGCAGCCAACGCAG GGTCGAGGCGTGTGACACATTGTAAAG TGACTATGCAGATCTATCTGAGCCCCCTAACAAGAAGGACTGGGTCTTCTGAAGCAGCTAAATCCGCCCCCACAGTCCCAAACTCCAGACCCACcagaacccccacccccccagaaTCCAAAGGAGGCCCCCACACCTCGGACCGCAACAATTCAGAGACACCCAAAAAAGCACCTCCCCCATTCACCCTCCCCCTGCAGAAAAGCAACAATGAAATCACATATTCTCCTCTGGATGCGTCCAATTACAAAAGCCCCCTCAAATCACCAAGCCAATACTTTCAGATCTGTTACTAG